In Legionella beliardensis, the following are encoded in one genomic region:
- a CDS encoding Kelch repeat-containing protein codes for MALLKRSPLKSMSYYNKMILHFIVASLILASFNTHAITVTKLATSGQHPTARDAAAITTLGEDIYLFGGVKDDFASKVNHFYNDLYRFNVKTNTWEKLSPAGDTPSPRGYATAVADEKSGTLYVFGGAYYCKNFANMTMYNDLFAYSVKKNNWTRLHPLNSPPPRAQPMMWLMNDKLYIYGGANAKWEILPNMWEYSLTANQWHQVVFQQPQTNIPEPIQEPVGGLVAGNQKLLTYDDKGTWEFDVETKQWENIIPSQTNNRSLPQVAYANAAMIGNYLYLQGGDLQSSGSTKCGSPYPQNPTNSLWRFDISKRAWSQITKVKGGPLPRIKWSSSVAVKNNMYIFLGYDFQCNDKGNGPGQLWNMSDYVLNFAHD; via the coding sequence ATGGCTTTATTAAAACGCAGTCCACTGAAAAGCATGTCTTACTACAACAAAATGATACTTCATTTTATAGTTGCTTCTTTAATACTGGCTAGTTTTAATACGCATGCAATCACCGTAACCAAGCTAGCAACGTCTGGCCAACATCCTACAGCGCGTGATGCCGCTGCAATCACTACACTAGGTGAGGATATCTATTTGTTTGGCGGTGTAAAGGATGATTTTGCCAGCAAAGTTAATCATTTTTATAATGATCTGTATCGATTTAATGTAAAAACCAACACCTGGGAAAAACTTTCTCCAGCAGGCGACACACCGTCACCACGTGGCTATGCTACTGCTGTGGCTGATGAGAAATCAGGTACTCTCTACGTATTTGGCGGCGCCTATTACTGCAAAAATTTTGCCAATATGACCATGTATAATGATCTCTTCGCTTATTCAGTTAAGAAAAATAACTGGACGCGCTTACACCCGCTTAACTCTCCCCCACCACGTGCACAGCCTATGATGTGGTTAATGAATGACAAGCTCTACATTTATGGCGGCGCTAATGCAAAATGGGAAATATTACCTAATATGTGGGAATATAGCCTCACTGCAAATCAATGGCATCAGGTCGTTTTTCAGCAACCTCAAACCAACATACCTGAACCTATACAAGAACCTGTGGGCGGCTTAGTGGCAGGCAATCAAAAATTGTTAACCTATGATGATAAGGGCACCTGGGAATTTGATGTAGAGACCAAGCAATGGGAAAACATTATCCCTAGTCAAACCAATAATCGTTCTTTGCCACAGGTTGCTTATGCCAATGCAGCCATGATTGGCAATTACTTGTATTTACAAGGAGGCGATTTGCAAAGCTCAGGTTCTACAAAATGTGGCAGTCCTTACCCGCAAAATCCCACTAATAGTTTGTGGCGTTTTGATATTAGTAAACGTGCGTGGTCTCAAATAACAAAGGTCAAAGGCGGCCCTTTACCACGCATAAAATGGAGCAGTTCAGTTGCCGTTAAAAATAATATGTATATTTTCTTAGGCTATGATTTCCAATGTAATGATAAAGGCAATGGGCCTGGGCAACTATGGAACATGAGCGATTATGTTTTAAACTTTGCTCATGACTAA
- a CDS encoding c-type cytochrome, with amino-acid sequence MDLYFRYLKWILTSLLLSLMSMTGLWAEEAAINATTASSGWQNNELKAASKRGEKIYQAKCIACHKSDGAGMPPIFPPLKGNKFGTNVVSDHIHIVLNGRPGTAMRDFKDDCSDEDIADVITYELNAWGNNTGTLVIASEVQAARK; translated from the coding sequence ATGGATTTATATTTTCGCTACCTTAAATGGATTTTGACTAGCTTATTATTATCATTAATGAGCATGACAGGGCTGTGGGCCGAAGAGGCAGCAATCAATGCAACGACCGCGAGCTCTGGATGGCAAAACAACGAATTAAAAGCGGCAAGCAAACGCGGGGAGAAAATATATCAGGCAAAATGTATTGCTTGCCACAAGTCAGATGGTGCCGGCATGCCACCTATTTTTCCTCCTTTAAAAGGCAATAAATTTGGAACAAACGTCGTCTCAGATCATATTCATATTGTTTTAAATGGAAGACCTGGGACTGCCATGCGTGATTTTAAAGACGATTGCAGTGACGAAGACATTGCTGATGTAATTACTTATGAGCTGAATGCATGGGGCAATAACACCGGCACCCTAGTAATAGCCAGTGAAGTACAAGCTGCACGTAAATAA
- a CDS encoding MFS transporter: MDKSLPNMSTMATQKWGVLTAMSISFGMTLIDQSGIALALTKIQQTFNISSMLLQWVTNGYYLTLAVFLVIGGRLGDLFAHYRVFLIGLWVFLIASLICALAMNIAWLISGRLLQGLGAALILPNTAVIILNVFPENERGKAMGIYMGSALLFTPVAFILGGVFTQYVSWRLLFYLNLPLFIICLWILKRVMKSFNEQPQKKKLDWQGLITFSLSISLLIFAVMESSTLSLPTTLTLFFLSCFLFLAFYYLQQYQHEPLIRFHIFRYKLLRLALVLFFCTSFSMIRYIFDAIFFEQVLGFNAAMAGLLFLPHVLCLIIAAPLSGKVFDQYGYRPSILGGLLFAVFGLILQAIFAPYQNYIYLLPGIICFNFAIPFILSSINTAVLSAVELHERGIISGIMNATRQITSSLSLAILTSIIVVSNRYFLQVFLRENTASYPSLSLSQFEHVLINKGAHLPTFNLGTQQINFLVKESKIAFTQAYSISIWTCAVFVAIALLFTLNLLKNEPKLGNKLKPLKEA; the protein is encoded by the coding sequence ATGGACAAGTCACTGCCTAACATGTCGACTATGGCTACGCAGAAATGGGGGGTTCTTACTGCTATGTCAATTAGCTTTGGCATGACATTGATTGATCAATCCGGTATTGCGCTCGCGCTAACAAAAATTCAGCAAACATTTAATATTTCATCCATGTTATTGCAATGGGTTACCAATGGTTATTACTTAACTCTTGCTGTATTTTTAGTGATTGGTGGCAGATTAGGCGATTTATTTGCACATTATCGCGTTTTTTTAATTGGGCTATGGGTGTTTCTAATTGCTTCTCTCATTTGCGCGCTCGCTATGAATATTGCCTGGTTAATTAGTGGCCGCCTATTGCAGGGCTTGGGCGCTGCGTTAATTTTGCCGAACACCGCAGTTATTATTCTTAATGTTTTTCCTGAAAATGAAAGAGGAAAAGCCATGGGAATCTATATGGGGAGTGCTTTATTATTTACACCAGTAGCCTTTATTTTAGGAGGCGTATTTACTCAATATGTAAGCTGGCGTTTACTATTTTACCTTAATTTACCGCTTTTTATTATTTGCTTATGGATTTTAAAGCGCGTGATGAAATCGTTTAATGAGCAACCGCAAAAAAAGAAATTGGATTGGCAAGGATTAATCACTTTTTCTTTATCCATCTCCTTGCTTATTTTTGCTGTGATGGAAAGTAGCACGTTGTCATTGCCTACCACCCTAACTCTCTTTTTCCTCTCCTGTTTCCTGTTTTTGGCTTTCTATTACCTACAGCAATATCAACATGAACCTCTCATTCGTTTTCATATTTTTAGATATAAATTGTTACGCCTTGCACTCGTCCTATTTTTCTGCACCTCATTCTCAATGATACGCTATATCTTTGATGCTATTTTCTTTGAACAGGTTCTTGGCTTTAATGCAGCAATGGCAGGCCTGCTATTTTTACCCCATGTTCTTTGCTTAATTATCGCAGCCCCTCTATCAGGCAAAGTGTTCGATCAATATGGCTATCGTCCATCCATTTTGGGTGGTTTATTATTTGCTGTATTTGGACTTATCTTACAGGCTATTTTTGCGCCGTATCAAAATTACATTTATTTATTACCCGGAATCATTTGCTTTAATTTTGCAATTCCCTTTATTCTTTCTTCTATCAACACCGCGGTTTTATCAGCGGTTGAGCTACATGAGCGCGGAATCATTTCTGGCATCATGAATGCCACACGACAAATCACAAGCAGCTTAAGTTTAGCGATTTTAACTTCTATTATTGTGGTTAGTAATCGTTATTTTCTGCAGGTCTTTTTAAGAGAAAATACTGCTAGCTATCCTTCGCTTTCCCTATCACAATTTGAACACGTACTGATTAATAAGGGTGCCCATTTGCCTACATTTAATTTAGGCACACAGCAAATCAATTTTCTTGTAAAGGAGAGCAAAATAGCTTTTACGCAAGCTTACAGTATATCCATTTGGACATGTGCGGTATTTGTGGCGATTGCTCTGTTATTTACGTTAAATTTATTGAAAAATGAGCCAAAGCTTGGTAACAAATTGAAGCCGTTAAAAGAGGCTTGA
- a CDS encoding Kelch repeat-containing protein, whose translation MTRCQVWKKSKQFICSLTFLLIIITANLLWADTSDGTVSQLTTSGPVPSARSAVGTAALGDDIYFFGGLKEFFATRENTFFNDLYRFNTKKNTWEKLSPTGTPPSPRGHVAAIADKKTGIIYIFGGSHFGKNYQDMTMYNDLWAYSISNNSWRKIEPSTPEVPPERAHPFIHLIDNRLYILAGYTPNWGIVNDMWIFDLATSAWRKLTPKNPAPLTNQTPLGGDVDKEHFIFFDGRQTWEFNLKTTEWKDITPAKPNNISAGYVDSQVAFLGPYMYLQGGDKMGGKQITGCNVPYPQSESNDLWRFDLRQHIWKQLTPAGVTLPKIKWGSGVAVNNKIYYFFGYDFSCPPDGKGTGQQTFNQNVYVFTP comes from the coding sequence ATGACTAGATGTCAGGTATGGAAAAAAAGCAAGCAATTTATTTGCAGCTTAACCTTTTTATTAATAATTATTACGGCCAATTTATTATGGGCAGATACAAGTGATGGGACAGTCTCTCAATTAACCACGTCTGGGCCAGTCCCATCAGCAAGAAGCGCCGTTGGTACCGCCGCATTAGGCGATGACATTTATTTTTTTGGTGGACTTAAAGAATTCTTTGCTACCAGAGAAAACACTTTTTTTAATGATCTCTATCGATTTAATACCAAAAAAAACACATGGGAAAAACTCTCGCCCACAGGCACCCCGCCCTCTCCCCGAGGCCATGTGGCAGCAATTGCCGATAAAAAAACAGGCATCATTTATATATTTGGCGGCAGTCACTTTGGCAAAAATTACCAAGACATGACCATGTACAATGATTTGTGGGCTTATTCCATCTCTAACAACAGCTGGCGCAAAATTGAACCGTCCACTCCAGAAGTACCGCCTGAGCGAGCTCATCCCTTCATTCATCTTATTGACAATCGTCTTTATATTTTGGCGGGCTACACACCTAACTGGGGGATTGTTAATGACATGTGGATTTTCGATTTAGCAACTTCGGCCTGGCGTAAATTAACGCCTAAAAACCCAGCCCCTCTAACTAACCAAACACCGTTAGGGGGAGATGTAGATAAAGAGCATTTCATTTTTTTTGATGGTAGGCAAACGTGGGAATTTAATTTAAAGACCACCGAATGGAAAGACATCACACCTGCTAAACCAAACAATATTTCTGCAGGCTATGTCGATTCTCAAGTCGCTTTTTTAGGCCCCTATATGTATCTACAAGGCGGTGATAAAATGGGCGGCAAGCAAATCACAGGATGCAATGTCCCTTACCCACAAAGTGAAAGTAATGATTTATGGCGATTTGATCTCAGGCAACACATATGGAAACAATTAACGCCTGCAGGCGTTACTCTACCTAAAATTAAGTGGGGAAGTGGGGTCGCTGTTAACAACAAAATCTACTACTTTTTTGGCTATGATTTTAGCTGTCCGCCTGATGGCAAAGGCACGGGCCAACAAACTTTTAATCAGAATGTGTATGTATTTACTCCTTAA
- a CDS encoding GAF domain-containing protein: MASLNTLLAKILTKFSADVGTIHQLNEQERCLYLVAYTKGLPDNLIAASKRIPVEKESVVGVTYRHKKPVVVSNLSSSDAPIIKPMEKEVGVGGMISAPIFHEQKVIGTIGIGCFIEREFTEKEAQELMRECEQSLALLLLNTNP, from the coding sequence ATGGCTTCTCTTAATACATTACTTGCAAAAATTCTTACCAAATTTTCAGCGGATGTAGGAACAATTCATCAACTTAATGAACAAGAACGGTGTTTGTATTTAGTAGCTTACACCAAAGGATTGCCTGATAATTTAATTGCAGCATCAAAACGTATACCCGTAGAAAAAGAAAGTGTCGTCGGTGTAACCTATCGTCATAAAAAACCTGTTGTAGTGAGTAATTTATCTAGTTCAGATGCGCCCATTATTAAACCTATGGAAAAAGAAGTCGGCGTGGGCGGTATGATATCGGCCCCTATTTTTCATGAACAAAAAGTTATTGGCACTATTGGAATAGGCTGTTTTATTGAGCGCGAATTCACAGAAAAAGAAGCGCAGGAATTGATGCGTGAATGTGAACAATCATTAGCGCTTTTGTTGCTGAATACAAACCCTTAA